The DNA region CCTGTCACTTTATGTGCTTGCATCACCTTAcctactttactttactttacaaaCTTCCCTACGTTATTGACTTACATCACTTTATGCACTTGTCCCatacaaaaacagttattttagtGTAAACTATTATCTTTTTCTTAACCTAACCAACACAGTGACACCACCACGTAATGCTGTGTTTTAGAGATTTTggtcatttcacatatttctgtcaGATCACATTGGATTCTTACCTATATGGCAAGCATTGGGCCTACCAACCCCATTgtgtaatttaatataatacCTATATTACAGCAGATATTGGCACCCACTTTCCCTTAGATTAACAATATGCTTAACGATATGTAAAGTCCTCTtattgacttttacttttggtcTCAGTTGTCATAGAGATAGCTCACATATCATCGCATGCGTGACTATGACAATAACTTAATTTGCTAGTAAAGACCATGAGATAAAATTCTCACATGAATGAGATGAATTCAAAATGACATCACACTGTCTGTTAATGCAGCCGAAAAGCTAAATATCAGCAGTAACTATTAAAGGTGTTAGAACAATGTATAGAAAGTTTTACTGTTGAATTACCTTGTCCATCAGTTCCTGCCTCAGTCTATCCACAACCTCAGGGTTTAGGCCCAGGAACATGACCAGAGAGGTGGCTGTGCTGGCTGTGGTTTCATGTCCCCCAAACAACAGCTCTGTGGCAGACTCCTTGATGGCCTGCAAATATGCATGTAGACACAAAGAATTTGTTCAGGCTCTAGCCAAAACAATGGCTTTAAAACCATAGAAATCACTtctgtttggggtttttttcatatGCGTTGTTGGACAAAGGAGATGTAACGTGATCAGGTCTCTACCTGCATGCTGAACGGCTCCCCATTCTTTTTGCTGCTGTCtatgagctgctgcagagcgtCTCTGTGTTTGGACTCCTTGTCTGACTCCTGCACCTTTTTCTTGATGTTCTCTTCTATCTTGGAATGGATAAAGTTTCTCGCCTTCAGACCCTGGAGGACAGGTAGGTGGCAGGAGAAGGAGGGatggacagaggacaggagggTAAAGATGAGAGGATAAGggcagaggagaaaaacaatgtCAGAGGATGAATTAGACTGGTACTTGCATTCACTTGTTGCTGTATATCCAAATACATCCATCTATCTTTTCACATCTTGTTATTGATTTTGCACCAGTATTAGGACATTGAGTAAGGGCATAACTGAAATGGCAAAATCAAATACATCTACATATCAACCATTTCGAACATTTATGCCTTTTACTAAAATCCATTTACATTACAGGTAGTCAGTAGGCTTGGGCtttatcacagtattacagtatccTTGTTTGCGTTAGGTAATCCTccacagtgaaaaatgtcctttttgaTTGTTGACATGtcagcatatttttaaatacgGTTGGCTAAGATGTCATGCAAAATCACTGATAATGCCCTCCAACTGTGCATGAATTAGTCAGGGAAACTATCCATAACCACAACACATGATTTTTATGGGTTTGTCCCTTACCCTGTAGAGTCCGCTGAAAGGCACGTCGATGGGTAGAGAGAATAGATTCTTGATCATTTCTTCGAAAGCTTCCACAAGCTGCTGCTCGTCTGTCTTGATCTGCTCTGGCTCAAAGCCCAGCAGGATCCTCATGGCGATGCGGAACATCAGCCGCTTCATTTCTGGGTAGACCAGCACGCATGAGTCTTTGGCCAGCCATTCTTTCACTGCAGCCTGCACCTCCTCCTGGATGACGGGGACGTAGAGCTCCAGAGCCTCAGAGGAGAAAGCCCGCATGATGGcctggaggaggacaggagggaTGGTGTATTAGATTTAGGACAGAAAATGTCCATGCattgagttttattttcctAAGCTTCTTACTTTTTGTAGCATCTCCTCATGAAGAAATTTTACCATAATTCAGCTCTTATAGTTTTTCTTCGATCAAGTGTTGGCCTGTCTGTCAAATGCAAATCTAATCATTGGGAGTTTCCTAAAATCAAGTGAGAGCTTTCCCAACTCTAGTGCAGTAACCTGCATTTatattgtactgtactgtatttaaatGCAGACACTAACTTCTACAAAATCTAGCTGATTTCTATTGGGTGGAAATGGTCTcgctgcacaaacacatttttttccagttttgtttagaaaatgtgttttttaggatCCCTTCATCACAAATTAATATTGCGACCTATTTTTCAAGCGATCAATTATCAGACACAATACTAATTAAactatgaaatatttaataaaattaaccCTTGACACCTGGgtaaattgacttgatttcatttaaaaacacgagaagaatgcaatgaggtgcaaaagaagaaatgacccaaaactttTGGTAATACAAATTagtcataaataaatagaaaaaggaagtgcttaaataattaaaaatatgcaattctgattttttaaataatttctacCTAGCCTATTTCTCCTTTTACCTATACAGTTTTTCTTTGgctgatgtgagggtctaagggcagaggaatgtcgtacactgtaaagccctctgaggcaaaccatgttttgtgataatgggctctataaataaaactgacttgaaaactgacttgacatttttccctaggttttataaaaaaaaatattttctaaatataaccaaattgatttgtttcaaaaatgtgggagaaagaaagaggaagacatTACCccaaaatgatcaagaaattagttttaaaaaattagcaagaaaattacccaagaaaaacaaatacaagaaaaaagtgaatgaaaatgaatgaaaacaagacttgaaaatgagctttaaaaaatatttactttacaaacgtaattatgataattataaatatagttttttttcctagcatttttttgccttagacgttttccctagctttttaaaaaaatactttcaaaatctactaatttctgcaatttgtggaacattccTCACAAAGTTACTTGTTGccttttcatcatgttttcaaatgcagtgtgctcaggtttgaagtttttaacttttttaagttaagtttaaaTACTTACAAGTACAAGGAAAGTGAGGGGTTAGGCAGTTACAACCATAATGTTTGTGCTGTGCATCCCTGATCtaaaataaacagcatcaaGCAAGGGTAAGA from Plectropomus leopardus isolate mb unplaced genomic scaffold, YSFRI_Pleo_2.0 unplaced_scaffold10456, whole genome shotgun sequence includes:
- the LOC121963215 gene encoding cytochrome P450 26A1-like, with the protein product MKRQRYGYIYRTHLFGNPTVRVTGADNVRQILLGEHRLVSVQWPASVRTILGSDTLSNVHGAQHKSKKKAIMRAFSSEALELYVPVIQEEVQAAVKEWLAKDSCVLVYPEMKRLMFRIAMRILLGFEPEQIKTDEQQLVEAFEEMIKNLFSLPIDVPFSGLYRGLKARNFIHSKIEENIKKKVQESDKESKHRDALQQLIDSSKKNGEPFSMQAIKESATELLFGGHETTASTATSLVMFLGLNPEVVDRLRQELMDK